The region gctgcatctctctctctctctctctctctctctctctctctctctctctctctctctctctctctctctgtctctgtctgtctctgtctctctctctgtctctgtctctctctctgtctctctctctctctctctctgtctctctctctctgtctgtctctctctctttctctctctctgtctctctctctctgtctgtctctctctctgtctctctctctttctctctgcctgtctctctctctctctctctctctctctctctctctctctctctctctttctctctctctgtctctctgtctctgtctctctctctctctgtctgtctctctctctgtctgtctgtctctctctctctctctgtctgtctctgtctctctctctctctctctctctctctatgtctctgtctctctctctctccctctctctcccccatcatGGCTTCTCAGCATGGGTAATGTGTTGGCTGCTAGTTCTCCCAGTCCACCTCCACCAGTGCAAGCTGGTCCTGGGTTGGTTTCTGTGCCTGCTGGTTTCAGCATGCCGGCTGTGTCCCCAGTATCTCCAGCTTCCTCTGGGAAACAGGAAAGCGAGCCACCTCTGCCCAACCCGGGTGCTTTTGAGGAGTTCCATCGAAAATGCAAAGGTGTGAAACTCATCCTCCTTCTATCATCTTCTTTTGAGTACAGCGTTTGTTTTGTCCACTTCTTCTGCGCTGGATTTCtcatttctatttctgtttctattctatttctatatttGAATCCTATAATAAGAGGGCTAGTAATAAGGAAGGTGCCGTTCAAGATGTCGTGCTGTACAGACTTCCTAATTTCAGTGACCAGGGTGTGTGGATGAGAATGCATTACAAACAACTCTGTCAAAGTGTATCATGAAAATCTGTTTTGCCTTGTAGAGGTGTTTCCCATGCAGATGGAAGGAGTTCGGCTCACCGTCAACAAGGGCCTCAGCAGCTTTTTCCAGGTCTGTCTGCTGCCTCAGGTTTTGGTCAGAGTTTCATGACTCCTCACATGTTAATGAAATTGTTTGCTGTTTCTTTTCCAGGTCAATCACACCGTAATGCTGAGCACCCTGGGTGATTCCACTTACAGATTTGGTACTACGTATGTAGGAACCAAGCAGACCGGGCCTGCAGAGGTAAAATTTAAAACAGTCTACtacaaagatgtgtgtgtgagtgtgtgtctgtgagtgagtgagtgagcgagtgagtgagcgtgtgtgtctctgagcgagtgtgtctgtgagcaagtgtgtctgtaagtgaatgagtgggtgtgtttgtgtgcgagtgagcaggtgtgtctgtgagcggGAGTGTCTGTGAGCgggagtgagtgggtgtgtttgtgagcggGAGTGAgcgggtgtgtttgtgagcgggtgtgtctgtgagtgagtgagtgagtgagtgggtgtgtttgtgagcggGAGTGAgcgggtgtgtttgtgagcgggtgtgtctgtgagcgggtgtgtctgtgagcgtcAGCGTCTGTGAGCGGCAGAGTCTGTGAGCGGGAGTGAGCGGGTAGGGTCTGTGAGCGGGCGGGTCTGCAGGCGGGAGTGAGCGGGCGGGTCTGCGGGCGGGAGTGAGCGGGCGGGTCTGCGGGCGGGAGTGAGCGGGCGGGTCTGCGGGCGGGAGTGAGCGGGCGGGTCTGCGGGCGGGAGTGAGCGGGCCTGTGTGCGGGCGGTTGAACGGGTGTCTGCAAGCGGGGTCACAAATTCATAATGCATAAACACTGGCTGGGAATCAGGTTTAACTTCCTTTTATATCCTATACAGTCGTATGTTTATGGAGAACTGACCATCAGACCCACATGAGCCTGTTGAACATCTTACACCAGATTTATTCTCTTTCCTCTCTGtgaagtctttccactagatgttgttgtgtgtctgtgtggatttgtgttcactcagctacaagagcatcagtgagatcagacactgatgatgtaagagtgaggaggtctggggttcagtctgtgttccagttcatcacaaaggtgttcagtggtgttgagtcagagtctcagtgcaggacactcgagttagCCGTCTGTTATGTTTTGTGGAGCGTTCTTCAAACACGTGATTTGGACTCTTCAGAGGTGTGAATTGAAAGCTCTGATGATATGATCTCATCACAATAGACCGGTGATTCTCTTTGATGAGGAATCCATCTGTTCACTAGGCATTTCCAGTTCTTGTTGGTGACATGGACAACAGTGGCAGCCTCAATGCACAGATTATTCACCAAATCAGCAACAGAGTGCGCTCCAAACTGGCCTTCCAGGTAAGTGTGTgatgaaatgaactgaaatcaGCTCTACGAACGTATAAAAGATTCCTTTAACCTCCTTCTGCTTGTGTAATTTTCCTCCTTTTCTAATCAGACGCAGCAGCAAAAGTTTGTCAACTGGCAAGGAGACGCTGAGTTTAAAGGAGAAGACTTCACAGCTACAGTAACTGTAGGGAACCCAGACATGGTGGTAGGAtcaggtagtgtgtgtgtgtgtgtgtgtgtgtgtgcgtttattTCTAAGCCCTGTTATTTAGTTAGCCGTCACAGACTCTGCATGTACAGAATGCAGAAATCTGTATTATCACTGTGTAacgattttctttctttcttaggcATTGTTGTAGCTCACTATCTTCAGTCCATCACTCCGTCCTTGGCACTGGGAGGAGAGCTGGTATACCACCGCCGGCCTGGTGAAGAAGGAACAGTAATGTCTTTGGCAGGGAGATATACAGGTCAGCGTATACGATATATACAATATTAATGTCCCAGGACTACAAAACAATGACAGCAAGTGAATACAGAACACAGTCCAATGTAATACTACTAGAAATCGagtatttcttattattaggttGCCATAAAGCAAAAATGATCTCTATTTCCAGATATGTTTGATATGTATCGAGTGTTATTTTCTAGAAAAAGATCTAGCAATAGACAGAAAATGTAAATCTAGGTTTCATCACTgtaataggtttaataatcttagGTTTGGTTTACGAATATATTTGACTAtattccagatttatttatgttttttggtAAGATGTCAGTGTTTGCTCAGCTGCTCagaaagtggtagctcagtggttaaggtgttggactactgatcagaaggtcatgagttagAATCCCagagccaccaagctgccactcctcaGCCTCTGAGAAGGCCCTTAACTGTACAAacgagataaatgtaagtcgctccaCATAAGGATGTTTGCCAAAATACTGTAAATCTACAAGACCTGGAAATATGTCTTGAATGCATCTCTATTGATTAGCTTTTGATCACATTTTCTCAGCTGGGTTGCCAAATCTGCTAAAGCAAGCACTAGAACAGAAAATGACTAGCTAACATGAAACCAAGGCATGCTCATGTAGCCTCAAATCTCATTTCCTGATAAAATGTTCATGTTCTCAGGACATACATTCTGTCATAGTTCAGGGTTTAAACATAATCAGTTCCAATCTGATGAATTATAACACAATGTATATggctttaaacacaaacatgatcaaatataaaatatgtaacaACAGAGTTCCTGTAACATGTGTTTCTAATACACATCTAAACAGAGCGAGGTTTCATTCAACAGcattaatataacaaataatgGTGAAGCctataaaaatctttttgtttaattctataTGGAAAATCATCCTCGTATAAATTCTATACATTTTAATCCTAATCGTGTCCAAAACTTTGAAGTCGGATAGTTTGGATTTAAAAGCAGTAGGTCCTTGATGAAGAAATTGAAGCTGTGTATATCATCTTTGTTCAGGTTCTAATTTTATTGCCACACTGACCCTCGGAGGAGCTGGTGCACATGCGTCATATTATCACAAAGCCAACGAGCAGGTAAGCTTTCTTTTAGAACTGAACATTTTCATCAATCCTCAAGACTTTTCGGTGCTGCTTTGATTACTCTTCTAAGATCAAACCTGCTGTTGTGTAAACTGTAACACCAAATAAAAACctactgtgatgtgatgtgtagcTGCAGATAGGTGTGGAGTTTGAAGCTAGCACTCGTATGCAGGAAACAAATGTATTGTTTGGTTACCAGCTAGACCTCCCAAAGGCCAATCTCCTCTTTAAAGGTAAGCACTGCattatgcttttgtttttttttttttactcttttactagttagttttgtttctaatttattaatgtataattGCATCATATAATGAATGAAACATGTCAGGGTgatgagttactgtagcctcaGTGTTCCACTGTAGTTCCAGTGTGTAGTTTGTTTTTCACATGACGAGAcacaataatatacatttacacaaatgaaaCGTTTTAAAAGTTTCCATTCCATTGATTCTTAATAATAGTACTGTATTTTGTTACCTAGAGGATCTTCAGAGTTGTTCAGAAAATCCTCCAGGTCCGACACGACCAAATGACTGgattttcatgaaaaaaaacctgaatttCTTGCATAAACGTTACTACAAATAAATGAGGTCCTTATCCAGCATGACATACAAAAGTGGTTTGAAGTCTTTATCAATGGAttcattaacactggttcactaggttacagacttaggagaccatcaacctaaaactctgttcaggtgGATGGTCACCACCTCGGTAttgaacagagaagagtcttgttgtatacgtACCCGTACCCTGAGAGCTGGTGGGagcagtcgagcagtgctgatagatctgagggagtgaggtgcagtgtgaggactgATGAGAGCTTTGAGCTAGTAATAACGATACTGAGAGCAAAAGAGTACTTTGCTCAACTCCAAGCAACCAAGAGGGTATTGTACTCATGTCTTGATGAAAATAACCTAAACCCCTGAGATCAGATTGTTCTGTAGGGGTATTGAAAGATACTGACCTGgtatgaatcacctgggatgagcagcagttcagttttCCGGGATTGTGTTTCAACTTATGAGCCGTCTGATGAGAACTGACAACTATCAGGATTGTACATATACAAATGGGACAGACGGGACACAGGATATAAGAAACCATGTTGTAGAATAAATACCAAACATTAATTTTAGAGACGCACAATAATCTTGCACTAAATCATGTAAAGTATTTCAGTAATTGAGAAGCTTCACAGTGAAGCTGTTGTCCTTGAGTCAGAAACACGATGATGATACAGTCATGTGGTACGTCggtgtattaatgtattataataaaaaactcACATGTCcatgtcttcttcttctctgtagGGTCTATAGACAGTAACTGGGTAGTAGGAGCAACGTTGGAAAAAAAACTGCTGCCACTTCCGCTGTCTTTGGCACTTTGTTCTTTCCTCAACCATCGTAAAAACAAGTTCCAGTGTGGGTTTGGCGTGACCATCGGATAAGCCGCCTGTACAGTGTTGAAGTGAAAAGGGGCTGAAACTCGTACACCGATGTTCACCGAAGGATCACAACATGTGGACGCTTGTACAAAGTGCACCATcagtttatctcttttttttgaattattatatatatgaatgtgtcTAAGTcactgtttatatataaaaagaatccAGGAAAAAACTGCAGTAGTATATATTCAACCATTTTTCCTGCAACGTCCATTTCATAAATGATCCtgcaaagaaaatgtaatttaacTGATGCTGAATGAACAGTCTGCAATACAAAATAATCATTTGTTCTTTTAGATATTTGGAGTGATCGTAATCTTGTTTGTTGATTTtaagtctgtctctgtctttctttttattgtattttgttttaaattaaacatttatttcttttgttaggtccttttatttttacaatttctcCTACTAAAGCTACATATAAATACGGTTTCCTATACACATACATCGTTTGTGTCATTTGTTGGTGAGCTGAGTAGAAGCATTTTGTTGCTCTCTAATTATGTTGGAGTGGGAAAAGAACCAACATCGAAGATTCAGGAGATGTCGGCTTTAATTAGGAAGGTTCCTCTTACTCGAGCCTTGGGAACGGCAGTAACACTGAGAAACTGGTGTGTTGAGACGTATGTGGAAgttttctcagaaaaaaaacaatttcagcAAAATGTCAAGAAAATCACAATTTTGTTGATTAATTAAAACACTGTATTAATCTGATTCAAATCAAATAATACTTCACAAATGTCACCACCTTTTGTGAATTTGGGgtcacatttaatttaattcccaaaatgtgtgtgcgtatgtatgtatttatatatacatgtgtgtgtatatatatatatatatagactttCCTCATGCTGAGCCTAAGTAAGTTatctgatttgatttttttctagaGTAAATTTGTGTTAATAACCGAATagacatgaaatatttaaatatttcctgATATTGAAGGTGATCTTTAACCCAACAGACAacactgtggtgtttgtgtcagttaGCTAATGCTAATTCTCGTAACATTTTACAGCATCTAGGCTAAATAACCTCAATAAGGAACAGTTAAGCGTTATAGAAGGAAAATGTAAGAGAAATGACTATAATCTCAGTTAAAGTAACACACTGATGAGAGAGACAAGGCTCTCACAGTGACATCTAAAGCAGCACCATGCTAACGCGATCCCGCAGCCATTTGAGTTCCCCTGCCACCATTTTGTTACATTTCGATTCAAAaggtaaaaagaaacaaaatggctGAAAATTAGCTCACTGCACACAGTATATCATAACAGACTGACTTTAAACAAACTAATTGTGGTGAAAGTAAGATCCAGTGGGATATTGCTTTATCTCTCCTGTTAAACTTGTCGAGTACTAATAAGTGGGACCCAAGGCAGCACATGGCACCTGCCATCCATGACGTGGTTTCTGACATTAAGCACTCAGAAGGTGGCTCAGCGGATCTCCAGTCTCCTGATCAGGAGCAACAAAGGGTACGTTACACTCCATCATGTTGACAAACACTAAAATGAACATTCTACACAATTTGAACTGTTATGTGTAATCGGTAAGTACCCATTTGGGTAACAactcagtcaaaaaaaaaaaaaatttctgatTCAGTTCTGATCATTCGTCTCATAAGTAATTTTgatacaatatttattattatatttagattattatatttaagaTTTATCTATTTGTATTCCAACACTGTACTATGATTACTAGATTTTTAGATTGTCACTATAGAATTCAGTGTGATACTTTTTTCATTCCTCATTCAATGTTAATAAATCAGATTATTGTCTGTATTTCAGTGCTGCATCATTCACGGTACAGAACGGAAAAGCTACATGGTCACGGAACCTAGGGCTTTGTCTACGCAGAAGTCCAGGTTGCAGACAAGAAAAAGGTAAACGTTTTCCCTGTAAACcctcataaacacactgtatgtgTCTTAGTTCTTTCCTGCTCTAAGATTCAAACGCGTCTGAAGACACTGCAAAAACACGTGATCTGTAAAATTTGACTGGAAGACTGAATTTCTCATGAGACAAAGGACTTAATAAAGGCTTAAATTAGAAAGGTTTTTTCTGACACATAATATAATGGCTGTGGATTTGTAATAATTAAGCTAATCAAAATAAGTTGTTCCTTTCAGAACttactgttttgtgtgtgtgaacaggttgCCATTAAGTTTACTGACAAGGAAGACCAATATAAACCATTGTAAGTAaacttattcttatttattgtaattgaatttgtaataatttaatctacataaagaaaattattttatactatGTATTGCATAACAGATATTACAAGAACATAACTGATCAAGCATTAGTACTTCCAACCCAAACTTTTATACCAGACTAACATTTCTGGTTAGCGTAGCTTATATGTATTCACATCAAACGTGTGTTTGTTCTAATTTTAGCCCAGAGAGATGAAGGAGCTGCCCTTAGAGGTGGCGCTTATGAAGATGATGTCCAAGCCACCTCACTGTAACAATGTGGTGCAGCTACTGGAGTGGTTTGACACAGACAATCAGGTCATCTTGGTCCTGGAGCTGCCCAGCCCCTGTATGGACATATTTGACTTCGCTATGCTTCACAGAGGCTGCCTGTCTGAAGCCTAGACTCGAGAAATCATGGTACAGGTGTTCCGGGTGGTTCATCACTGCTGTGACCGTGGAGTGTTACACTGCGACGTCAAGCCTGAGAATCTCCTTATCAATCCCGACAGCTTGGAAGTCAAACTGATTGATTTTGGCTGTGGGGAACTGCTGAAAGACAACCcctacacattcattcattcattttctaccgcttatctgaactaccttgggtcacagggagcctgtgcctatttcaggcgtcatcgggcatcgaggcaggatatgacaacccatcacagggcacacacacactctcattcactcacgcaatcacaccctacggacaattttccagagatgccagtcaacctaccatgcatgtctttggaccgggggaggaaaccagagtacccggaggaaagccccgaggcacgggaagaacatgcaaactccacacacacaaggcggaggcgggaatcgaatccccaaccctggaggtgtggggcgaacatgctaaccactaagccaccgtgccctcacccctaagccaccgtgcccccacccctacacattatatataggTAATGTCATGGAATAGAATCAAGTAGGAAATCGTTTTGAAAACAATGATTTTGCGACTTTGCCGatgttgctctttctctcttttacaaTCGGGCACTGACGTCTTTTTACCTCCTGAGTATCTGCGCACTGGAGAGTACATGGGAATTCCTGCCACCATCTGGGCTCTGGTGTTTACCCCTTCAATTCAAGGCAGGACTTCAGAAAAGGGCATTTGAAATTTAGTCCTGAATTGTCTAGAGGTGAATTGATGCAGAAACATCACATGTACAATAAAGCTTTAACCTTGCACAGAAACatgactttaaaataaaactttgacTCTTTCCTTTGAATGTTTCTCTCAACAGAGTTCTTCGAGCTGTTAATTTGGTGCCTGGACCTCGACCCTGAATGTTCCATCACTTAACCAGGCACGAGTGGCTTACTGGAGTCAGTTCATGACTAAGTGCAGGTTATACAGTAGACACACTTAATATGAGCTGAGACACGCTGTAATGCTGTAATGATCTAGACTGTGAATCGTGCACACCGTTGATGTGGATCCATATTGAGCTCTGTATCAGAACTTGTGTAATTAgatgaaaaactgaaaaacaaaaagtgtaAAATTGGAAAATGTTTTCCATCCTGTTCTATTCTTATATAGCCACAAGACTCAACTAAAC is a window of Tachysurus vachellii isolate PV-2020 chromosome 3, HZAU_Pvac_v1, whole genome shotgun sequence DNA encoding:
- the tomm40l gene encoding mitochondrial import receptor subunit TOM40B codes for the protein MGNVLAASSPSPPPPVQAGPGLVSVPAGFSMPAVSPVSPASSGKQESEPPLPNPGAFEEFHRKCKEVFPMQMEGVRLTVNKGLSSFFQVNHTVMLSTLGDSTYRFGTTYVGTKQTGPAEAFPVLVGDMDNSGSLNAQIIHQISNRVRSKLAFQTQQQKFVNWQGDAEFKGEDFTATVTVGNPDMVVGSGIVVAHYLQSITPSLALGGELVYHRRPGEEGTVMSLAGRYTGSNFIATLTLGGAGAHASYYHKANEQLQIGVEFEASTRMQETNVLFGYQLDLPKANLLFKGSIDSNWVVGATLEKKLLPLPLSLALCSFLNHRKNKFQCGFGVTIG